A genomic segment from Ciconia boyciana chromosome 5, ASM3463844v1, whole genome shotgun sequence encodes:
- the RELL1 gene encoding RELT-like protein 1 isoform X1, which produces MAPPATSGIPPTAPSLGPTAAWLSNRSALGNREFLQVLSSYGLQTTTLTTKTDGNDGKSEHLEYIAFALVPVFFIMGLLGILICHVLKKKGYRCTTEAEQVEEEKLDEKIEMNETVHENSDTVGQIVNYIMKNEANADVLKAMVADSSVFEPESPSSPTSPGSPTSPGSPLSPGAVPFKHSCKGHHFHTVGGVVEKDVCTRCSHKRWHLIKPAHKSKEHRRSRLGEVTVLSVGRFRVTKVEHKSNSKERKSLMSVTGVESVNGDMPAMPVNQEASEAPATPVKQEMQERGSSE; this is translated from the exons GTAATAGAGAGTTTCTCCAGGTGTTGTCAAGCTATGGCTTACAGACAACTACTTTGACAACTAAAACCGATGGCAATGATGGCAAGTCTGAACACCTAGAGTATATTGCCTTTGCATTGGTTCCCGTTTTCTTCATCATGGGTCTTTTGGGGATCCTCATCTGTCATGTCCTTAAGAAAAAAGGATATCGTTGTACAACAGAGGCTGAACaagtagaagaagaaaaacttgatGAAAAAATAG aaatgaatgaaactGTACATGAGAATAGCGACACTGTGGGACAAATTGTTAACTACATTATGAAAAATGAAG CAAATGCTGATGTGTTAAAGGCCATGGTAGCAGATAGCAGTGTCTTTGAACCTGAAAG TCCTTCATCTCCTACCTCTCCTGGGAGTCCAACAAGTCCAGGGTCTCCTTTGTCACCTGGTGCTGTTCCATTTAAACACAGCTGCAAAGGCCATCACTTCCATACTGTTGGAGGAGTAGTAGAAAAAGATGTTTGTACTCGTTGTAGCCACAAACGATGGCACCTTATAAAGCCAGCTCACAAATCTAAAGAGCACAGAAGAAGTCGTCTTGGAGAAGTTACAGTCCTTTCTGTGGGAAG ATTTAGAGTCACAAAAGTGGAGCACAAATCAAATTCCAAAGAACGGAAAAGCTTGATGTCTGTTACTGGCGTGGAGAGTGTCAATGGTGATATGCCTGCCATGCCTGTGAATCAGGAAGCGAGTGAAGCGCCTGCCACGCCTGTGAAACAGGAGATGCAGGAGAGGGGAAGCTCAGAGTAA